A stretch of Coccidioides posadasii str. Silveira chromosome 2, complete sequence DNA encodes these proteins:
- a CDS encoding uncharacterized protein (EggNog:ENOG410PI99~COG:S): MERVVVENSMAEFEVEQRLWLTNEQATTVKQIAEQEAPPQAPSRKKVKEDCQGWAVRVLARLAENGIVGLTKS; encoded by the coding sequence ATGGAGCGGGTGGTAGTCGAGAACAGTATGGCTGAATTTGAAGTCGAACAACGGTTATGGCTCACCAACGAGCAAGCTACAACTGTGAAGCAGATAGCGGAACAAGAGGCCCCTCCCCAAGCGCCGAGTCGGAAGAAGGTGAAAGAGGACTGTCAAGGCTGGGCTGTCCGCGTTCTCGCTCGGCTGGCAGAGAACGGAATCGTGGGTCTTACAAAAAGTTGA
- a CDS encoding uncharacterized protein (EggNog:ENOG410YAGQ) produces MSRVRHLSFLWLDGIVMDIQKDVMRDGRFGLLSTELHPAMWSGAVQSFLQEPIRQDPTVDSAILRSDECRLLYLTQEEHHTRWPFGATVIADTEIGVRVHAKCTGHGV; encoded by the coding sequence ATGAGTCGGGTTCGTcacctttcttttctatgGCTCGATGGCATCGTTATGGACATTCAAAAGGATGTCATGCGGGATGGTCGATTTGGACTACTATCTACTGAGCTTCATCCTGCGATGTGGTCCGGGGCTGTGCAATCATTCCTTCAGGAGCCTATCCGTCAGGACCCAACAGTGGACAGCGCCATTCTGCGCTCTGATGAATGTCGGCTTCTTTATCTCACTCAGGAGGAACATCACACTCGTTGGCCTTTTGGTGCCACAGTCATTGCAGACACCGAAATTGGCGTTCGCGTACACGCAAAGTGTACTGGGCATGGTGTATAA